TGAGAGCCGTCCGGTCATCAAACTTTGCCGGGCCGAAGCCTGCAAGGCACGTGGGGTTGAAGCTTTGGTTCCGATCGCAGAGGGGCAGGACCGGGTGAAGGTAGAAACCATTTACTGCCTTGGCCTGTGTTCGGTCGGTCCAGCGGCGATGATAGGAGATACCGTTCATGCCAGAGTCGATGCCCACCGTTTTGCCGAATTGATATCCGCTGCATGAAAGTCCGTATTTCCGATGATGCATTGGCATTGGCCTGCGGCGCAGACGCGGTTGCCGCAGCATTCGAAAAGGCGGGGATCGAAACCGAGCGGGTTTCCAGTTGGGGCATGCACTGGCTTGAGCCGCTGGTTGATGTCGATGGTGTCGGCTATGGCCCCGTCACTGTCGATCAAGTTGCGGCCATCATCGATGGCACTGCACAATCTATTGGCAGGATCGAAGAGCACCCGTTCATTGCCAAACAATCACGGCTGACCTTCATGCGTGCGGGCAAGACCCGCCCAACTTCACTCGACGATTATTATAGCAGCGATGGTTGGCTGGGATTGGCCAAAGCAAGGGAAGTTGGAGCGGAGGCAACGGTCGCGATGATTTTGGCGTCTGGCTTGCGCGGACGCGGCGGCGCAGGGTTTCCAGCTGGCATCAAATGGAAAACCGTTGCAGATGCAACAGCAGACCAGAAATATATCGTCTGCAACGCCGATGAGGGCGACAGCGCCACATTTGCCGACCGCATGGTGATGGAGGGCGATCCCTTCATGCTGATTGAAGGTATGGCGATCGCGGGGTTGGCCGTGGGCGCGAACAAAGGCTTTGTTTACATCCGTTCCGAATATCCGCACGCGATTGCCAAAATGGAAGCCGCGATCAAGGCCTGCGCACATTTGATCGCGCCTTTTGTGGTCGAAGTTCGTGTGGGGGCCGGCGCCTATGTTTGCGGAGAGGAAACCTCCCTTCTCAACAGCCTGGAGGGCAAGCGCGGCGAAGTGCGCGCCAAGCCCCCCCTGCCCGCACTTGAAGGCCTGTTCGGCAAGCCTACTGTGGTGAATAATGTTCTGACGCTGGCGGCAGTTCCATGGATCATGACCCACGGCGGAGAGGCGTACGCCGCCTTTGGTATGGGTCGGTCAAAAGGGACGATGCCGGTGCAATTGGCGGGTAACGTCAAAAATGGCGGCCTGTTCGAAGTCGCCTTCGGGATCACGCTGGGCGAATTGGTGAACGAAATCGGCGGCGGCACGGACAGCGGCCGACCGGTACGTTGTGTCCAGGTGGGGGGGCCATTGGGCGCTTATATCCCGCCTTCACAATTTGATTTACCGTTCGACTATGAAGCCTTTACCGCCGCCGATGCGCTGATCGGCCATGCCGGAATCACTG
This portion of the Sphingobium sp. genome encodes:
- a CDS encoding NAD(P)H-dependent oxidoreductase subunit E; this translates as MLTIADIVAEHAGREGPLLPILHDVQKAFGHVSEDAIRTIANALNLTRAEVYGVVSFYHDFRKEPESRPVIKLCRAEACKARGVEALVPIAEGQDRVKVETIYCLGLCSVGPAAMIGDTVHARVDAHRFAELISAA
- a CDS encoding NADH-ubiquinone oxidoreductase-F iron-sulfur binding region domain-containing protein — its product is MKVRISDDALALACGADAVAAAFEKAGIETERVSSWGMHWLEPLVDVDGVGYGPVTVDQVAAIIDGTAQSIGRIEEHPFIAKQSRLTFMRAGKTRPTSLDDYYSSDGWLGLAKAREVGAEATVAMILASGLRGRGGAGFPAGIKWKTVADATADQKYIVCNADEGDSATFADRMVMEGDPFMLIEGMAIAGLAVGANKGFVYIRSEYPHAIAKMEAAIKACAHLIAPFVVEVRVGAGAYVCGEETSLLNSLEGKRGEVRAKPPLPALEGLFGKPTVVNNVLTLAAVPWIMTHGGEAYAAFGMGRSKGTMPVQLAGNVKNGGLFEVAFGITLGELVNEIGGGTDSGRPVRCVQVGGPLGAYIPPSQFDLPFDYEAFTAADALIGHAGITVFDDSVDMAQMARFAMEFCAAESCGKCTPCRLGSTRGVETIDQIIAGKNVDENLELIADLSETMKYGSLCALGGFTPYPVMSAIRHFPEDFKK